One genomic region from Prunus persica cultivar Lovell chromosome G3, Prunus_persica_NCBIv2, whole genome shotgun sequence encodes:
- the LOC18784508 gene encoding golgin candidate 5: MAWFSGKVSLGNFPDLAGAVNKLQESVKNIEKNFDSALGFEEKEKAESGNEASGLWPSSTERKLLFDPVISFMGQTNEGSSVDSSQKAESSEHPPKVDKSSGESESPQKLSTVEAKEGVKTETLQHSSTEQMADKEETEVVKEETDDKHAATVEETETVVAEPEKSESESSSLPVEPFEPTVKNDGPSESVGSQDDNKISAVGPSVNPETMQGKSGAVEVDQAEEGHTVLPREAHDVDVDEQKTQVEQKDGHMTQAGEIVETVAMVEGETPTDSQPGGLTEPSSLHSVTTEEIHSGRSSTNQPPGVNPSDDALDAVSESVSKEHNAIVEEPEVEQQADDNEADVKGQHLSSGENASDSSVIELEKVKMEMKMMEAALQGAARQAQAKADEIAKFMNENEQLKSAIEDLKRKSNDAEVESLREEYHQRVATLERKVYALTKERDTLRREQNKKSDAAALLKEKDEIINQVMAEGEELSKKQAAQEGQIRKLRAQIREFEEEKKGLITKLQVEENKVESIKRDKTATEKLLQETIEKHQTELAAQKEYYTNALAVAKEAEAMAEARANSEARSELESRLRESEEREAMLVQALEELRQTLTRTEQQAVFREDMLRRDIEDLQRRYQASERRCEELITQVPESTRPLLRQIEAMQETTSRRAEAWAAVERSLNSRLQEAEAKAAAAEEGERSVNERLSQTLSRINVLEAQISCLRAEQSQLSKSLEKERQRAAENRQEYLAAKEEADTQEGRANQLEEEIRELRRKHKQELQDALMHRELLQQEVEREKAARLDLERTSRARSTTVSDQSAITRHNSALENGSMSRKLSSASSLGSMEESYFLQASLDSSDSFSERRNAGEATMSPYYMKSMTPSAFEASLRQKEGELASYMSRLASMESIRDSLAEELVKMTEQCEKLRAEAGMLPSIRAELDALRRRHSAALELMGERDEELEELRADIVDLKEMYREQVNLLVNKIQIMSSSVGA, from the exons ATGGCGTGGTTCAGTGGGAAAGTCTCTTTGGGGAACTTCCCCGATCTCGCCGGGGCCGTGAATAAGCTCCAGGAGAGCGTCAAGAACATCGAGAAGAATTTCGATAGCGCCCTTGGGTtcgaagaaaaagagaaggccGAATCCGGTAATGAAG CTTCAGGATTATGGCCTTCGTCTACTGAAAGGAAATTGCTATTTGATCCTGTTATATCTTTTATGGGACAAACAAATGAGGGAAGTAGTGTTGATTCATCACAGAAAGCTGAGTCTTCAGAGCATCCGCCAAAGGTTGACAAATCATCAGGGGAATCTGAATCTCCACAAAAACTCTCTACTGTTGAGGCAAAGGAAGGGGTCAAAACAGAAACTTTACAACACTCTTCAACTGAACAGATGGCTGATAAGGAGGAAACTGAAGTTGTCAAGGAAGAAACAGATGATAAGCATGCTGCGACGGTGGAGGAAACAGAGACTGTGGTAGCAGAGCCTGAAAAATCTGAATCTGAGTCATCTTCACTGCCAGTTGAGCCCTTTGAACCCACTGTTAAGAATGATGGCCCATCAGAATCTGTGGGTTCTCAAGATGACAACAAGATTTCAGCAGTGGGACCCTCAGTAAATCCAGAAACAATGCAGGGTAAGTCAGGAGCTGTTGAGGTAGATCAAGCTGAGGAGGGTCATACTGTTCTTCCGCGTGAGGCACATGATGTTGATGTGGATGAACAAAAGACACAAGTTGAGCAGAAGGATGGACATATGACTCAGGCTGGAGAGATTGTTGAAACAGTTGCTATGGTTGAAGGTGAGACTCCAACTGATAGCCAGCCTGGAGGTTTGACTGAGCCCTCCAGTTTACACTCTGTTACCACTGAGGAAATTCATAGTGGTAGATCTTCTACCAATCAACCACCGGGTGTAAATCCTTCTGATGATGCTTTGGATGCGGTTTCTGAATCGGTTTCAAAAGAGCATAATGCCATTGTTGAGGAACCTGAAGTTGAGCAACAAGCTGATGATAATGAAGCTGATGTTAAAGGGCAACATCTGAGCTCAGGGGAAAATGCGTCTGACTCTTCAGTGATTGAATTGGAGAAGGTGAAGatggagatgaagatgatggaAGCTGCATTGCAAGGTGCTGCAAGACAGGCCCAG GCAAAAGCTGATGAGATTGCAAAGTTTATGAATGAAAATGAACAATTAAAATCTGCGATCGAGGATTTGAAG AGAAAATCCAATGATGCAGAAGTCGAGTCACTGCGAGAGGAATACCATCAAAGGGTTGCAACACTTGAAAGGAAG GTGTATGCTCTTACTAAGGAAAGGGACACGCTTCGGCGGGAGCAGAATAAGAAAAGTGATGCAGCTGCTCTTCTGAAGGAAAAGGatgaaataattaatcaagttATGGCTGAAG GTGAAGAGCTTTCAAAAAAGCAGGCTGCTCAAGAAGGACAGATTAGGAAATTAAGGGCTCAG ATCAGAGAgtttgaagaagagaagaaagggtTGATTACTAAACTTCAG gtagaagaaaataaagtggAGAGTATCAAGAGGGACAAGACGGCTACAGAAAAATTGCTGCAGGAAACTATAGAAAAGCACCAAACAGAACTCGCAGCACAGAAAGAGTATTATACTAATGCTTTGGCTGTTGCCAAGGAGGCAGAAGCGATGGCAGAGGCACGTGCCAACAGTGAAGCCAGATCTGAGCTTGAGAGTCGTCTAAGAGAGTCTGAGGAACGGGAAGCTATGCTAGTTCAGGCACTTGAAGAATTACGACAAACGCTGACTAGAACGGAGCAGCAG GCAGTATTTAGAGAAGACATGCTTCGCCGGGACATTGAGGATCTTCAGAGACGTTATCAA GCAAGTGAGCGGCGATGTGAGGAATTGATTACGCAAGTACCAGAATCTACCAGGCCTCTTCTTAGGCAGATTGAAGCTATGCAG GAAACAACTTCAAGAAGGGCAGAAGCTTGGGCAGCTGTTGAGAGGTCTCTTAACTCTCGGCTCCAG GAAGCAGAGGCCAAAGCTGCGGCTGCTGAGGAAGGAGAGCGATCTGTGAATGAACGCTTGTCTCAAACCTTATCTCGAATTAATGTTCTTGAGGCTCAG ATTTCATGTCTTAGAGCTGAACAATCCCAGTTAAGTAAGTCTCTTGAAAAGGAGAGACAAAGAGCAGCTGAAAATAGGCAGGAGTACCTTGCAGCAAAGGAGGAAGCTGATACTCAAGAAGGCCGTGCAAACCAgcttgaagaagaaattaggGAACTCAGGCGAAAACATAAGCAAGAGTTACAAGATGCATTGATGCATAGGGAACTGCTACAGCAG GAGGTAGAAAGGGAGAAAGCTGCTAGGTTGGATTTGGAAAGGACATCTCGTGCGCGTTCTACTACTGTATCTGATCAAAGTGCTATAACAAGGCACAATTCGGCTTTAGAGAATG GAAGCATGAGCCGAAAACTTTCAAGTGCTAGCAGCCTGGGGAGCATGGAGGAAAGCTATTTTCTGCAAGCATCTTTGGACTCATCCGATAGTTTCTCTGAGAGGAGAAATGCTGGGGAGGCAACCATGAGCCCTTACTATATGAAGAGCATGACACCTAGTGCTTTTGAAGCTTCCCTTCGTCAGAAGGAGGGTGAACTTGCATCTTACATGTCTCGTTTG GCATCCATGGAATCTATTCGCGATTCTCTTGCCGAGGAGTTAGTCAAAATGACAGAACAG TGTGAAAAGTTACGGGCAGAGGCTGGCATGTTACCTAGCATACGAGCAGAGCTAGATGCACTAAGGAGGCGGCACTCTGCTGCACTGGAGCTAATGGGCGAACGTGATGAGGAG CTGGAGGAACTTCGCGCGGATATTGTAGACTTAAAGGAGATGTACAGAGAGCAAGTAAACTTGCTTGTCAACAAG ATCCAGATAATGAGTTCATCAGTTGGAGCCTAA
- the LOC18783717 gene encoding protein CURVATURE THYLAKOID 1C, chloroplastic isoform X1, whose product MASIIASLPPPLAAHGRNNTFFSALPKLPFSSIRERQNCASVVVKATGESSESSNSLSIVKSVQNVWDNSEDRPGLVGLGFAAIVAFWAASNLITAIDKLPLIPSVLEFVGILYSSWFIYRYLLFKPDREELFQIVNKSISDILGQ is encoded by the exons atggcgTCCATTATTGCAAGCTTGCCTCCACCACTGGCCGCCCATGGTAGAAATAATACCTTCTTCAGCGCTCTTCCAAAACTCCCTTTTTCTTCCATTAGAG AGAGACAGAATTGTGCCTCTGTCGTGGTGAAGGCTACTGGGGAGAGCTCGGAGTCTTCGAACTCCCTTAGTATTGTAAAATCTGTTCAGAATGTC TGGGATAACTCGGAAGATCGGCCAGGTCTTGTTGGTTTGGGGTTTGCAGCTATAGTTGCATTTTGGGCAGCATCAAATCTGATTACA GCCATCGACAAGTTGCCGCTTATCCCAAGTGTACTAGAATTTGTTGGCATACTTTATTCTTCG TGGTTTATATATCGATACCTCTTATTCAAGCCTGATCG GGAAGAGCTTTTCCAAATCGTCAACAAATCCATATCAGATATCTTGGGCCAGTGA
- the LOC18783717 gene encoding protein CURVATURE THYLAKOID 1C, chloroplastic isoform X2 — MASIIASLPPPLAAHGRNNTFFSALPKLPFSSIRERQNCASVVVKATGESSESSNSLSIVKSVQNVWDNSEDRPGLVGLGFAAIVAFWAASNLITWFIYRYLLFKPDREELFQIVNKSISDILGQ; from the exons atggcgTCCATTATTGCAAGCTTGCCTCCACCACTGGCCGCCCATGGTAGAAATAATACCTTCTTCAGCGCTCTTCCAAAACTCCCTTTTTCTTCCATTAGAG AGAGACAGAATTGTGCCTCTGTCGTGGTGAAGGCTACTGGGGAGAGCTCGGAGTCTTCGAACTCCCTTAGTATTGTAAAATCTGTTCAGAATGTC TGGGATAACTCGGAAGATCGGCCAGGTCTTGTTGGTTTGGGGTTTGCAGCTATAGTTGCATTTTGGGCAGCATCAAATCTGATTACA TGGTTTATATATCGATACCTCTTATTCAAGCCTGATCG GGAAGAGCTTTTCCAAATCGTCAACAAATCCATATCAGATATCTTGGGCCAGTGA